AGTCCTGTTGCCAATTTGATAAACAAGCTTACTGAACAGGCCCCCCGACAGTTTTCACAGTTTTCCACGAGTCAAACTCAAAAAATCTAAATGAAAGGAGCTCAGTCGTCTTCTAAGAGCAGCTGTGATCTGACTGATGGAGTTCAACGGGGGTTTGGCCGAAGGAAAAGACTTCCAATCAAAAGAAAAATGTGAAAGATATTATTATATGGGTTATTTACAGCCCAGTGCTGCTTTGTacaatttaatttgtattgttttctttatttgtttttctGTATGTTGCGTTGTACAGGCTGTTACATAACAAATCATATCTTCCTGATTtataaaaaatgaaataaactgaCAGACGGTATGCACAGAAGTATGGGTCAAGATGTTTCTTgcttgtaaaacaaaaaagatgAAGAAAAGACAAGCTTTTGGttcctttttgtatttatttaattagatTTAGAGTAGGGAAAGTATGGTTACTGACAGTTCTAGCAGTGTTGCATACTTACTCAATCACACCTTTTCCAAAATGCTGTTGACTAATTTCTCATTAAGGCCGGTAGTGGGTTCTTTCAACGCTTTATACAGAAATAGTGGCTGCTTCGTCTTGCATTTAAAGAACCGACACGCACACAGTTATTGAAAATGATCAACTAAAAAGGATGCTAAAATTGTAGAAGTACAACAACGTACCTCTGGCCATCCTGTGTGTGATCCCGTTTGGTTGCATAGTCGGTTTTGTTTTTATCCATCTGTCGCCAGCTTTAAAGACTCATTTCTGCACAGGCTTTGACTTTAATTGGACcctgagtttcccttttttgttCTAATGTCTAACTTCGAGCTGCCAATCTGATCCTGACCACTTCCTCCAAATAGTTCCACATTTCGAATCCGTTTCTTTCTTCAAGAtcattcatgttgtttaaatcggacacaaacagaaatgtattttggtttTAGAGGGTGTTAACTATTGCTGGAACTACTTCTTGACAAACAACGCTTTATCCAGCCAGTACTTCTATGGGAAGTAGATAAATAGTTAAAGCACATTAACGTAACATAACCTTTTTGCATTTCTGTTTGTAATTGTGTTaacttgtttttatttgcttcACCTTTCCCCCAGATTCAAGTCTTTATGCTATGCTAAGCTAATCTACTACTGGCTCCATCCATTTATCGTGCAGACTAATTCCCGTCAAGAAAGCAGGTGAGTGTAGTTAAAAAACTCTTAAACTATTCCTTTCAGATTCCAGACACAATAAGCTTTGATGCAAATCTAGCCTAATTTGCTTAAGATCTCAGAACCGGAAAATGGAACAAAAGATTTTCGTTACAAAAtagtattgtatgagagaaaCTGAAGTGAAGCTGTTGATACTGGGTTTGTTTTGTGGGAGATTTAAGCAGCGTCGTGTGCGTGTTGAAAGATTGAAAGTGTTAATGGCGAGGGTAAAAGCTCTGAGAAGAGAGACAAACGGACAAAGACGATGTAAAAGTTTGGTTCAGCTTCATTCAAATATACATCTTAACTTCCACGCGCGCACACATACATACAAACTTCCAAATATGCCAGAAACcaacggcaacaaaagtcccaGACAGTTTAAAAAAATAGCGAAAAGTTCTTTGTACACTTCCACATAACAACCGTTAACATGTTTCCCGAACCCTGACGTACGACTTTCACTCCCGAACATAAGCATCAAGCTACAGTGAGGGCTTTTATAAAAACGAATGATCACAGTAGTTCAAATAAAATGGCTCATTtttgaataaataaaacagTGACAAAATGACCTTCAGTACAAACGGTCGGCGAAGGATttccacatcttttgattcatcATCACTTACAAAGAAAACGCTCCAGTTATCAGACTACAGCAGCTGTTTTTgctcccaacacacacacacacacacacacacacacacacacacacacacacacacacacacacacacacacacacacacacacacacacacacacacacacacacacacacacacacacacagcctcaccTGCTGCACCACACCAGTGACTTCAAAGATAAGTCGCATATAAACCTCCTTGTATAAACCACAGGAAAAGAACCGTCATAATTTACACACGTTTCCTGCACATTAAAACAGACCCCCATTTTAGTTTTATCTTAAAAATCCAAGATGTTGCTTTTGTTCCTTGGATACacaatcacccccccccccccccctgaaagCCCCATTTCCTCTGATCCCACTCCTCTGATTCAGCAAGTTTTGAAGAGTTTAAACATTTACAATGTACTTCAGCGACTTTGATTTTGAGGAGGAGGTTGCAGGTGCAACCGAGAGGCAGAGCAGGACAGCAAAGCTATGGAGAGAGCACTCAATGTTCTTTTTTTCCCTCTCAGGGGGAAGAGACGGATGGAAAAGAAAGAAGGGATAGTTCTCCCAGAATTCATTGTGGCTGTTCGTGGGAGGAAGGTACAAGGGCtttacagagaaagagagacaaaagGAGGTCACTAAAAAAGAGGAGGAGGGAAGGAAGGCGAGCAGCAATTTGATTCGAGATTCGTCTCTCATCTACTTTAcacgtttgtttttgttttcctgcaggATGAGCGGCTTCAGAATTTCTTGGGGCCCCAGGCGGATGTTTGCTTCGGGGCCACACCTGTCCCAAACGTGGGGAAATCCTCTGCACTGCTCATGTCAGGAGCCTGGAACAAACATACAAAAATGTTTGCTCTTTACCCAGGATGCAATGCAACAGGAACAAAACAGAAGTATTTCTCTAAAAGTAGAAGCTGCTTTTCAACAATTTAAAACTACTTCTCTAACGCTTCTACATATCATCCCTCCCTACATTCATTATTGTAGAGAAGAGAAAAATCAGTGTGCCCAACCTTGTTCCCTGATGCGTTCCAAGGGGCGTCCCGCACAACAAAGCCCTTAGCCGGACCCCCGCTGCCGTCATCACCCCCTCCTGCTCCACCGGGCCCTCCATAGCGAGATGGAGGCTTCATGTAGGCTGCCAAGGTCTCCGTCTCTGTCACGTTGAGCATCTGAGAGGTGAGAAAAGGGCCGGAGGGAGAGGAGAATCGCTCATTAAAACGGTCTCGGTACCCAATTTACTTCTTCAGCACTTTACATGTTTAGCGCTAGGATTTCAAAATGTTGCTACCACTACAGTCTTTGCACACTCACATATTCCTCctccaggttgagcaggtggtCCACAGCATTGTCCACAGTCTCAGGGAGGCCGGTCACCGTCACTTTGTCGGGCTCGTCGGAGCCTGGCTGAGGGAacctgatatccacctgaacggTAGGAATGAGACGTTATAATATATAAGAAAACAAGAGAACACCAAATAAGATTTAAAACAAAACCAACCTTGAACTCCTCCATCAGCTTGCGGATAGCTTTGCCCCGGGCTCCGATGATGCGAGCGTGGGTCCTCGGGTCCAGGCGGACATCTTGGCTCACCATCTCCTGCAGCTCGGCCACCAGCTGCTGGATGGCTTGGCTCGCCTCCTCCACGTTACGCTCGTACCCCGAGATCACAATCACATCCTGAAGATGGAAAAAACAGGATGTagaaaaagggaacagcagattAATGGAAATGTATTAAAGTCTCGAGATAAAACACATACTTAATACTTATTTTTGGCAGCAATAACGTACCTGCTGCTCGTCTCCTTTGTCGGCGAACTGGATGCTGACGTCGTGGTCTTTCCTGATCTGGGAAATCACCGCTCCTTTGCGACCAATGATCTTTGGATGGAACTTTGGATCTACGGACATGCTCACCTTGAAACTGCGCAGGGCCTGAGAAAGGACATGGAGCAGTGTAAAAAACCTCAAATGCTTGAATATCTTTACAATATAATAATTGTGATTACGCTGTTGGACCCTTACCCTGTCCTCCTGCTCCGCCTGCAGGTCTTTGACCCGCTCCATCAGACCCTGTTTGGCCCGCTCCACGTTGGCTACCAGCCCCGTCACCTTGATCACATCCAGCTGCTTCTCCGGCTGCGGCACCCAGATGTTCACCTGCAACATGCACACAATAACTTAAAGATCAGTAAACCCAGCTTCTTTACCAATTAGACGTACCACATTATATAAGCATGTTTAAAGCAGCTGTAAAAGGCAGAGGCTTCTACATGGAGTAATAACGCCTCATGGCCAGTAGATGGCACCAGAGAGTCAGATCTCACCTCGTATTCCTCCATCATCTTCCTGATCCCGCTGCCCTTCTGGCCAATGATGTAGCGATGCAGCTCGTAAGACACTTCCACATCCTCCGTTATGGGCACCAGCGCCTGCATGAGGAAACAGTGACAGGATTAGGATTAAGGTAATGGACGATAAGAGAGGATAGGGAGCATTATATCCGTACTTAAATAATAGTATAATGGCGCCTACCAGCAGGGCGGCTTTAGCCATTTCACACTTCTCCTCATGCCCAGCGATGGTGATGATGTCACACTTGCGGGGGACGAACTCCGCCTCTGGACTGACCTCACCGTTTTCCTGTGGTGGAGCATCCTGACCTGAAATGTCACAAGACGTCATGAATTTAAAGCCAGTTTGGCAGCAGTTTCATGTCAGAATAACACATTTTCCTAGCAgccaaaatgtaaaaatatcaCAAATGAACACAGTGAACAGTGACCACCCAGTGTCAGAAGATCCCCATATATCCTAAAACCTCACCAGGACTTTGTTATTACTCTGCCCTCTTTGCCGTGGCAACACATTAACAACATCATTAGTCTCACAGCTCTTGTTCTCTCGTGTGCTCCTGACCTGCAGCGCTGTCGTCCCTCTCCGGGAACTTAATTTGGACTTCATTCTCCCTGGTGATGTGCTGGATGCGGCAGCCTTTGGGCCCCATGATGGCTCGGTGGAAGCGCTGGGGGATCGCCACCTCCACACACACCTGGGACTCCtgtagagagaggggggggggagagaggacaCAGCTGGGTGACAACGGCAAACAGACAGGAGTTCAGATCACATTACTCCTGGATGTAAAATCAAAGTGCAAATATGCAGAGAAATATACGTTTTTTCGGACTTATGGTATCTTAATCTCTCATGGTCTCTTACCAGGTCCTCGATGATCTCCTGGATGCGTTTCTTGGCGGCGTCCACGCAGTCCTTGGCCCCCTTCAGTGTGACCCTCTGACTGTTGGCCCCCGTGCGAGGGAAGCTGACGGCCACGCCGCCGTACTCCTCCGCCAGCTCCCGCAGCACCTGGCCTCTCCGGCACACGAAGTGGCGGTGGTGGCGAGCGTCTACGACCATGCTGTCCTCCACCACATCGTCCTGGAGAGGGAGAACAAGgggatatttaaaaaagaatacgTCATAATGTAATATACACTTGTTTCATATGCCAGCTGGATTATTCGAACCCTATCAACCGTTGCAATATAACATTTTCACTGAACTTTTGTTGTTGAAATATACAGTAAGAATGACTGTGCTAGTAAAATCCAAATTAAACACAAGAAAGACAATCTGACAAAAAGAGCAAAAGAAAATTAGGTAGGCATACTTGTTTAAGATTGAAAAAGTAGCACAAAGTAAACAAATGAAGGAATCATTCTagaatataatttaaaaaaatcaaaGGAGATAAAACCAAGTAAGTGAAATGTAATGACCAGGTTTTTGACCAGGCTTTCCAGCTCCTTCTGGGCCAGACGCACGGCCTCCTCCTTCCCTACGATGGTGATCAGTTCCTGCTCCGTGTCGTCCGGTGACGGGAAGATGATGCGGGCCCCCGTCTTGTCCCTCACTCTGCGAATATTAGCGCCGCCACGGCCAATCAGGAACTTATGATACTCTGGTTTGGCCTGGAGCTCCGCTGTGAAGTTGTTGACTTGCTGAAAAGGGAAGGAAAGAAGGACAGAGGACAAGAAAAGCGAGTAAGTATTTTCCTCCTCTATAGTTACTCCATCCCTTTTCTGCCCCGCCCACCTTCTCCTCAGCCAGCTGCAGCAGCTGTTTCTTGGCCTTCTCCACCTCCTCGACGGGCCCTCTGATGGTGACCTTATCCGAGCCGGACCCCTCGGAGGGGAAGTGGATGTGGACGCCGCCGCAGTCCTCCATGATGGAGCGCACCAGGCAGCCTTTAgagccaatcagagagttgtGCAGCTTGGAAGGGATGGCGACCTCCGCCTCCTTCATGTTGGCCTGAAGGGATGAGAGTTTAGAGCCAGGGATACATTAAGGTACGCCTACATTTGAAGCTTGTTTTCCCTTCGCCTAacctctctttgattataaaagGAATGTCCAAAATATTCCCTCACTAAACTTTAAGGCTCGCCAAGTTTATGGTGTTAATTTAATCAGACTTATTCGACTGAGCATAACCGTGTGTGCTTGACCTTAGAAAGAGGTAGTTTTAAGATCAATTTACGAGCTTTGTCCAGCTTTATTTATTAGAGTTGTTGAGCATTGTCTTAAATAGCAGGCGAGAGTTGAAAGGGGCAGGAATGAGCGAGAGGACATTCGAACCAGCATTGTTGCATTTAACAACTGCCACCATGTTTGAAACCACCTCTCTTATCAAAGAGGAGGACAACAAGATATGGCTCAAAGTTCTAAAAAACTGGGAGGTGGATcttacatttgtttttgttttgatctGTTTCTTCCAATATATCCTGGAAGTTGCAAAAAATGTGAAAAGTTCTCACCAGTTCTCTCTGGATGGAGAGGATCCGCTCTCTGGCCGCCTCACAGTTGCTCTTCCTGCCCGTGATGACGATCATCTCCGAGTTACTGTTCTCTGTCGGCAGGTCGATCTTAGTGGTGGTCTCTTCCCGGATCTGGCGTAAACAATACGTGTATTTTGAAACAAAACCGTTAACATTTAACACTGGCTGAATATTACGGAGCTTTATTTAATGATATTGCCTTGAAATGAAtgtctaataataataagtgaCCATTTTCGAAGTACACAGTTCATTTCCAAGTCTCACCTTTTTAATATTGGCGCCGCCTTTGCCAATGATGTTTTTGTGGAACTGCTTGAAGATGGGAACTGAGAGCGAGAAGCTGTTCTCAATCTGGAGAAGAAAGAAAGCTGCTGTGAATTGAAATGTTGAAAGAtgaggagagatggagagaacGCATACGGGGGCGCGTACCAGGTCGGCGATGATTTTCTGCAGGAACTTTGCACATTTCTCCACCTCGTTCTTCGGCCCTCTCAGCTGGACGATGTCACTCTTCTGCGCCGGGTCGGGGAAATTGATAATGACCTGGAAGCAGAGGATATGATACTCGTCAAATGAACTTAGATCAAAACTAATTATCTCTCTGTGATGAATGGGAGAGATAAAGCGCAGGAAGGGTCGGAGGAGACGCTCACCTCGGGGAACTTGTCTCGAACTTCTTTGATCTTCTCTCCCTTCTGGCCGATGATTGTCCGATGGAACTTCTGCTCCACGATCAGGTCTTTGGTGCGCTCGTTTTCCTGGGAAtaggacatttatttatttatgccaACCCACAAAATAAATGAACCCTGAACTTTGACCCCATCCTCCTCACCATTCTCTGCACCATCTCAAGGAGCTCTCTGCGGGCCATCTGGACTCCTTTCGGGTCGCCCTCGATCCGGACCAGGCCGCTGCGCTCAGAGTCCTGGGGGATCCGCACCGACACCTTGTACTGCTCCTTGATCCGATTGACTGTCGTTAGGGAACAGATGATGTGTTAAAACAAGGTCGACATTTAAAAGTGTCTAACCCTAATTATTTTAGAGTTTCAATTGAGGTGCAAAACACGAACCCCCTGCGAGCCAAGTATATTGGCTGCTTTACACTTTTAAAATGCTTCTGTGTATTGTACTGCAACAGACATGAATTGAGGACAACCACATCCAATATGATGCTCAACGACAGCCGTCTTTTTACAGCTCCCTTCCTAGCGCTTCAGACTTAATTAAAAGCTCTTTGAGAGGTCGTAAAgatggaaaagcgctatataaacgCAGTATATTGACCATTTCATTACAACAAACTTAAACTTAAATTTAACCGCGTTAAAACCGCCGACTACATAGTAAGACTGTGAAATAATATGATTACATTTAACTGGTTGTTTCCAGTCATTATGAAACAATGAAATAATCACACAATCAATTCAACTCAATACACACTACTAAGTACAGGTGGCCTTCAGTGGCTTTTATAGTGTCATTTATATACGGCAACCAGATATGAGACTGTGCCTTTTGACTAATGACAGAATTACCTGAAATTAAATTGTGTGTCTGTAAAAATACAATGTTTAGTGAATATACATTTGACTCAGCCCCAACACATCTTGTGTACCACACATGTCAGACTGCATGTCAAAACCAGGTAGAAACAGCAagatactaaataaatataacagaGCCTTGTGGAGACCGTAATGTACGCAGTGTTTCTGAAGTAGCTGTGCCCAATAAATAATAAGTAGTTTTGCACAACATGTGACGCTGCTGACTACGACGGAATAAACCAAAAGCTGAATTTACCGAGTCAGTGGCTTAAAAAGAACAGCAAATAAGATGCTGGTCGCTCTGCCATTTGAACTGTAAAGCCCGGGAGAGTTGATGTCCCAGATTGCTTTCCTGTTGAGATCAGCAGAACAAAGTGCACTCACTGTTGGCTCCGTTCTTCCCGATGAGGTGTCTGTGGAAGCGCTGCTCTATGATGACCTCGGTGTAGTCCATCCTCACCAGCTGatcacgggggggggggcagagggaCAGTAGTCACTGAACGTGTCCCAGAACTACAGAACTGAATCCTTCAACCCTGGGTGTATTCTCTCTAGTCTCCCCTCTGGCTTTATCAGCGTTCAGAGGGTCTTTGTTCTAAGAGTTCATACGAATGAACTGCCAAAAGCAATCATGTCATTTAAAGTCGAAATGTGACAACAACCTTAAAAAGAATGAGCCTTTTACAAGATACATTTTAGAACTACCCTATTATTACCTTATTATAATAAATACCCCAGGTAGGGCTGCAACTAACCGCTCGTCTCATTTGTGATTTAACTTGTAAAATGTCTTGAAGAGCATTCTCAAAATGCTTGTTTTATCTGACGAAGAGTCCTAAGAGATATTAAGTTTCAAATACAGACGTAAATCAATCTTCCTGTACGACGTAAAACGTATAACATCACTATGTCTTTATTTTCACTACTGGTGTAGTCTCTTTCACATCATACCTTAGGTATCAATCACATGTTGTTATTACCCACCAGGTCCTTGATGTTCTCCTGTATCTGGGCCTGAGCCTGTTCCACCTCCTCTGTCGGACCCTCCAGGCTGATGCGCTCCTCTCCGTCTGTGAACTCTATGTGAacctgcacgcacgcacgcacgcacacacacacacacacacacacacacacacacacacacacacacacacacacacacacacacacacacacacacacacacacacacacacacacacacacagcacaaaaAGAGAACCCAATGACCATAATGCTGATGCCAactcccctcttctacatgaaAAGCACTGTTCCTTATTGTCCGTCATCTGGTCTTTGATCCTCCCTCTCTTACCCGTGGCAGCTGCTGTGTGATGCGCCCGATGTTCTGTCCTTTCTTGCCGATGATGTAGCGATGCAGCCAGGCCGGGGCGGTCACCTCCACCACCATCACACTCTTCGCCTAAAGAGGGACACGAGGGCTTAAAGGTTCAAATCCAAATCTCAAAAAACAACAGACTGATTCAGCTGCAATACATAACTGGACACAAACACTTTTTTTACATTAACAACTGATCAAATGCCACTATGCAATTTAAGGCTTTTAGTAACCAATACCATTTCCCCTCCCCCCCCTCACCTTAGCGTACACCTGTGTGAGCGCCGGCCCCAGCTTGTCCGGCTCGCCCCTGAGGATGATGGTCTCTGATCCGGAGTCCAGAGGAGGCATCTCCACAGAGACCCCCGTGGTCTCCAGGATCTCCTGCAGGGTGTTGCCCTTTGGCCCAATGATGTACTTGTGCTGAGACTTCTTCACCTCCACGGAGATGGTGGtggtctttctcttctgcagggggagaCGGGGAGAAGAGACGTGAGTggcaaggaggaaggacagatgtgGCACAGTGAGGGATGGATGGGCTCACAGCAGGAGACAGGAAGAGGAAGGACGGACAGATGAATGTCAGTCAGTCGGCGGACAGGGAGAGGAAATAAGCTGGCTGGTGGTGAGCGGAGTGAGCGAGAGGGCAACACAgagaatatatttgtttctgccTCTCATGCATATGCACTGAATGACATTAGCATTCTCATCCTGTTGTTCTCTGGCCAAATCCAATCTTCTCTCCCCATTATCTCCAGCCTgactatcacacacacacacacgcacgcacgcacgcacgcacgcacacttcCTCTCCACGTCTCATCCATCTTttagagtttgtgtgtgtgtgtgtgtgtgtgtgtgtggaaaataAAAACACCAGCACTGTTGAGGATAATGATACAACCTCCTCATTCCAAAAACAAACAGTTTGTGGAAAGGTAATATGTGCAACTACGTGTGTGCCATACACTCTAAACTGAAGCACAATCTGTTTGTTATCCAGCAGGGAACAGACGTTGTTATAAATAGCTGACAGAGCGACCACATGTCCGATGATCCAGTACACTAGCCGGTAGAATTGTGAAGTACTCCAGCTTGATTCCATTTCATGTTGTTTAGTTCCTTGTTTTGCTTTTGGGTTTTTCTTGAGATGCTCACAGTGATAGGTTTTCTTAGATTCTTAATTTCGAAAAAATTTCGAAAATCTACTTCATAAGCAGtaaatgaaaatatcttaagcACTTATTGAAAGAAATATGTAACAAATATAGATTAAAGACTGACATTAAACAGCagccaaaaaaacaaaacaacaaatagttAATTATAATATTAACAGTTAGTGAGGTAAGAGTCTAAATTAAGCTGATTCATCAACTACTGTATAAACAATGTTTATGGATGGAATGTAAACGGCCAAGTTTTCCTCTCCAAGGATACTTAATTAGATTACAGATTTAAGACCACTTTCTACAATATAGCTAACGGTTTGTTTTTCAGCTGTTCTTCAAAACCCATTTTACATTACGAACCAATTGTAAAGTCAACCAGGAAGCGCACCTTGTCGTCGTAGATGGCTCGGATGCGGCTGAGCGCCATGGCGACGGCCTCCTTCTCCCCGGTGATGACGATCTCGTCCTTGGGCAGGCTGGGGGGGGGGATGCTGATGCGAGCACCCGTCTCCTGGCTCAGCTCCTGCACCAGCCGGTTGTGGGCTCCGGCGATGAAGGGGTGGAAGGCCTTCTCCAGGGAGAGACGCTCCACCGCACGCTTGTCCTGGTGagcgtgaggggggggggggggtcaatgAAACAATAGAATATGTAAATAGGGACTGCCAAGATCATAGAGGCAATAAAGTCAAGTTTCAAAGAAGCGAAAAATGTAGCCTCTGACCGGGGATTTGAACCTGTTCTTCTGGTTTCAGGGCGGCGTTCTTTAAGCTCACCTGTTCCGCAGAGATCAGAAGTATTTCGTGGCGGGCCTTCTCGATGCCCTCCTTGGTGCCCGTGATGCGGATGTTGGTGCTGGGGTCGTCAGGGCGTGGAATAGCGATCTTGGTGGCGGTCTTCAGCTCCAGCTCCTGCAGCTTCTCGCCGTTCTTACCGATGACAAAACGGTGGTGCTCCTTAGGGATGGCGACCGTAGCCGAGGCCTGAGTGGGAGAGAGGAAGTGAGTAAGAAAATCATTGGATCAGTGTGCGTTATCTTAGGAACTGATCGAAATGGCATGAAATCAATCTTTAAAGTTCAGATATATCCTTACAAATATAGAATTGTTGAAGTTTCCACATTCATATGATATTAGAGAAGAGAAAATTAGTTTAGTTTCTCTCATTTCTAGTTTACCAAGGACATTAATGGCAACAGTGGAATATGTGTGTTTTTTAGTTAGGTAAACAAAAACAGAAGCGTTTGACCTTGCGAAAAAGCCAGATTGTTTTCCTGCACCATTGCATCAATAACTGCAGCTCAGCTAAGCAGGTGGACTTCGTATTGAAGTGGAAATCTGCATGTTTACTGCTGAAGCCCAGGAAGGCGGCCGCCCGGAGCTGACGGTCATTTTTGAACTCGACTCTTTGTCCTAAAGCGACCTGCCTGCACGGGCTATGCTATATACATTTGTGTGAGTAtgaaaaaaagaacaaatggCAATAAAGTTAACAGATTGAAGCATTCAAATGTCTTTGATCCAACCCATAGGTTGAAGTGGAGCAGGTAATTGTTCTTGTTCAAAGAAACATCCGTTACCTTtggtatttacattttttttaaattaatttaaAATAGTAATGAGTAATCAACAGATGCTAATTATTCGACACCAGCACATAACAGGCTTGCACCAACATAGATTGTAACGCACTGTATCAATGCCAAGAAGATATGATGGgca
This genomic stretch from Pseudochaenichthys georgianus chromosome 18, fPseGeo1.2, whole genome shotgun sequence harbors:
- the hdlbpb gene encoding vigilin, with translation MSSVAVLTPESFAEHRSGLKDQENTGCVPEDEAYIPTYLEAFPPLPEKEAPGEKPGEPASAWGGKIRPIKASVITQVFHVPLEERRYKDNSQFGEGEEAKVCLDIMQRTGAHIELSLAKDQGLSIMVTGKLDSVMKARKEIVARLQTQASATVAIPKEHHRFVIGKNGEKLQELELKTATKIAIPRPDDPSTNIRITGTKEGIEKARHEILLISAEQDKRAVERLSLEKAFHPFIAGAHNRLVQELSQETGARISIPPPSLPKDEIVITGEKEAVAMALSRIRAIYDDKKRKTTTISVEVKKSQHKYIIGPKGNTLQEILETTGVSVEMPPLDSGSETIILRGEPDKLGPALTQVYAKAKSVMVVEVTAPAWLHRYIIGKKGQNIGRITQQLPRVHIEFTDGEERISLEGPTEEVEQAQAQIQENIKDLLVRMDYTEVIIEQRFHRHLIGKNGANINRIKEQYKVSVRIPQDSERSGLVRIEGDPKGVQMARRELLEMVQRMENERTKDLIVEQKFHRTIIGQKGEKIKEVRDKFPEVIINFPDPAQKSDIVQLRGPKNEVEKCAKFLQKIIADLIENSFSLSVPIFKQFHKNIIGKGGANIKKIREETTTKIDLPTENSNSEMIVITGRKSNCEAARERILSIQRELANMKEAEVAIPSKLHNSLIGSKGCLVRSIMEDCGGVHIHFPSEGSGSDKVTIRGPVEEVEKAKKQLLQLAEEKQVNNFTAELQAKPEYHKFLIGRGGANIRRVRDKTGARIIFPSPDDTEQELITIVGKEEAVRLAQKELESLVKNLDDVVEDSMVVDARHHRHFVCRRGQVLRELAEEYGGVAVSFPRTGANSQRVTLKGAKDCVDAAKKRIQEIIEDLESQVCVEVAIPQRFHRAIMGPKGCRIQHITRENEVQIKFPERDDSAAGQDAPPQENGEVSPEAEFVPRKCDIITIAGHEEKCEMAKAALLALVPITEDVEVSYELHRYIIGQKGSGIRKMMEEYEVNIWVPQPEKQLDVIKVTGLVANVERAKQGLMERVKDLQAEQEDRALRSFKVSMSVDPKFHPKIIGRKGAVISQIRKDHDVSIQFADKGDEQQDVIVISGYERNVEEASQAIQQLVAELQEMVSQDVRLDPRTHARIIGARGKAIRKLMEEFKVDIRFPQPGSDEPDKVTVTGLPETVDNAVDHLLNLEEEYMLNVTETETLAAYMKPPSRYGGPGGAGGGDDGSGGPAKGFVVRDAPWNASGNKAPDMSSAEDFPTFGTGVAPKQTSAWGPKKF